One window of Camelina sativa cultivar DH55 chromosome 4, Cs, whole genome shotgun sequence genomic DNA carries:
- the LOC104781818 gene encoding aspartyl protease family protein 2-like translates to MLSKQSFILCLIFFFVTAFSGDSRGLSGNNEQKNISGFSGIDFPNPMRFGSVSSSSSNDCGFSAPENQPTKERTGENKTVKFHLKRRETTPKHETEKTTTNSVLELSFRDLTRIQTLHKRVLEKKNQNTVKKQKMNKEVVASQVEEHQSGQLVATLESGMTLGSGEYFMDVLVGSPPKHFSLILDTGSDLNWIQCLPCYDCFEQNGAFYDPTASASYKNITCNDPRCNLVSSPADSPKPCKSDNQSCPYYYWYGDSSNTTGDFAVETFTVNLTTSGGSSELYNVENMMFGCGHWNRGLFHGAAGLLGLGRGPLSFSSQLQSLYGHSFSYCLVDRNSDTNVSSKMIFGEDKDLLSHPNLNFTSFVAGKENLVDTFYYVHIKSILVGGEVVNIPEETWNISSDGGGGTIIDSGTTLSYFAEPAYEFIKNKIAEKAKGKYPVYRDFPLLDPCFNMSGIENVQLPELGIAFADGAVWNFPTENSFIWLTEDLVCLAILGTPKSAFSIIGNYQQQNFHILYDTKRSRLGYAPTKCADI, encoded by the coding sequence ATGTTGTCCAAACAAAGTTTCATTCTTtgtcttattttcttcttcgtcaCAGCATTTTCCGGCGACTCAAGAGGACTCTCTGGTAACAATGAGCAGAAGAACATCTCGGGCTTTTCAGGGATTGACTTTCCAAATCCGATGCGCTTcggctctgtttcttcttcctcaagcaACGACTGCGGCTTCTCTGCCCCTGAGAACCAACCCACCAAGGAACGGACCGGAGAAAACAAGACGGTGAAGTTTCACTTAAAGCGCCGGGAGACGACTCCTAAGCACGAAACagagaagacaacaacaaattcTGTTCTTGAGCTCAGTTTCCGAGATCTCACTAGAATCCAAACGCTTCACAAAAgggttttggagaagaagaaccaaaacaCTGTCAAGAAGCAGAAGATGAATAAAGAAGTCGTTGCCTCTCAGGTGGAGGAGCATCAATCTGGTCAGTTGGTGGCGACGCTTGAGTCCGGTATGACTCTTGGTTCCGGCGAGTACTTCATGGACGTGTTGGTTGGCTCGCCACCAAAACACTTCTCCTTGATTCTTGACACAGGGAGTGACCTAAACTGGATTCAATGCTTGCCTTGCTACGACTGTTTCGAACAAAACGGTGCGTTTTATGACCCTACAGCCTCTGCTTCTTACAAGAACATAACTTGCAATGACCCAAGATGCAACCTAGTCTCATCACCAGCCGACTCTCCAAAGCCCTGCAAATCAGATAATCAATCATGCCCTTACTACTACTGGTATGGGGATAGCTCCAACACCACTGGGGACTTTGCAGTCGAGACTTTCACGGTTAACCTGACGACAAGTGGAGGGAGCTCAGAGTTGTATAATGTCGAAAACATGATGTTCGGTTGTGGTCATTGGAACCGAGGTCTCTTCCATGGTGCTGCAGGGTTGCTTGGATTAGGAAGAGGCCCGCTTTCGTTTTCCTCGCAGCTTCAGTCTCTTTATGGTCACTCCTTCTCTTATTGCCTAGTCGATAGAAACAGCGACACCAACGTTAGTAGCAAAATGATTTTTGGGGAAGACAAGGATTTGTTGAGCCACCCGAATCTGAACTTCACTTCTTTTGTCGCCGGGAAAGAAAACCTCGTCGACACATTCTACTACGTACATATCAAATCCATTCTAGTCGGGGGAGAAGTTGTAAACATACCTGAAGAGACATGGAATATCTCATCAGATGGCGGTGGAGGAACGATCATAGATTCGGGTACAACCTTAAGTTACTTTGCAGAACCTGCATATGAATTCATCAAGAACAAGATTGCAGAGAAAGCAAAAGGGAAGTACCCTGTCTACAGGGATTTCCCACTCCTAGATCCTTGCTTCAACATGTCTGGCATCGAAAACGTTCAGCTGCCAGAGCTAGGGATTGCCTTTGCAGATGGCGCGGTTTGGAACTTCCCGACTGAGAATTCTTTCATATGGTTGACTGAAGATTTGGTTTGCTTGGCAATTCTTGGAACTCCTAAATCAGCCTTTTCAATCATAGGAAACTATCAGCAGCAGAACTTTCATATACTCTATGATACTAAGAGGTCGAGGCTCGGATATGCACCTACAAAGTGTGCTGATATATAA
- the LOC104781820 gene encoding protein NUCLEAR FUSION DEFECTIVE 4-like: protein MTSKLHGRGGPWVVVFVGLVQWFIGFFFIWASVVGLIAPPPVPLMCLFVFLAGHSLPFFNTANVVTAARNFSHYGGTAVGIMQGFLGLSGAILIQLYHAVCGGEGNPATFILLLAVVPTFVIFLTMPFVRVYETVTTSEKKHLNGLSVISLIIAAYLMVIITVENVLGLSRSMQIFSFILVLLLLASPLLVAVRALREETQTLSPLDRPLVLDTSALLDPSLKIFPDGDHVVVEDSNILEAMSTVNFWLLFVAMLCGMGSGFATINNMRQIGESLHYSPVQLNSLVSLWSIWNFLGRFGAGFVSDIFLHKHSWPRPVFMAITLGIMAVGHIVVASGLQGSLYFGSVLIGMAYGSQWSLMPTITSEIFGIRHMGTIYFTISIAGPIGSYLLSVRVIGYFYDKVASEDDNSCFGSQCFKTSFMIMASVALFGSMVASVLFFRTSKFYKRLVAKRNSK from the exons ATGACTTCTAAGCTACACGGTCGTGGTGGTCCTTGGGTTGTGGTTTTCGTTGGGTTGGTTCAATGGTTTATTGGCTTCTTTTTTATCTGGGCTTCGGTTGTTGGGTTGATTGCACCACCGCCTGTGCCGCTCATGTGTTTGTTCGTCTTCTTGGCTGGTCACTCGTTGCCGTTTTTCAATACGGCTAATGTTGTCACGGCTGCTCGGAACTTTTCTCATTACGGTGGGACTGCTGTTGGCATTATGCAG GGATTTCTAGGTCTAAGTGGAGCAATTCTGATTCAGTTGTACCACGCGGTCTGCGGAGGTGAAGGTAACCCTGCTACTTTCATTCTTCTCCTGGCTGTAGTACCGACGTTTGTCATCTTCTTGACTATGCCTTTTGTAAGAGTTTACGAAACGGTGACCACGAGTGAGAAGAAACACTTGAATGGTCTCTCTGTGATCTCTTTGATCATAGCCGCCTATCTCATGGTCATTATAACGGTTGAAAATGTTCTCGGTTTATCACGGTCAATGCAGATTTTTTCCTTCATCCTTGTGCTTTTGTTGCTGGCCTCTCCTCTCTTGGTTGCGGTGAGAGCCCTACGCGAAGAAACTCAGACACTTTCTCCTCTGGATCGTCCTCTTGTTCTCGACACATCTGCCTTGCTCGACCctagtttgaaaattttccCGG ATGGAGAtcatgttgttgttgaagaCTCAAACATACTGGAAGCAATGAGCACAGTGAACTTTTGGCTACTCTTCGTGGCAATGCTATGTGGGATGGGTTCCGGATTCGCCACTATAAACAACATGAGACAGATAGGGGAGTCTCTTCACTACTCCCCGGTTCAACTCAATTCTCTGGTCTCTCTCTGGAGCATATGGAACTTTCTAGGCCGGTTCGGGGCAGGTTTTGTCTCAGACATATTCTTACACAAACATAGCTGGCCAAGACCTGTCTTCATGGCCATAACTCTAGGTATTATGGCTGTAGGCCACATCGTAGTGGCCTCTGGTTTACAAGGAAGTCTCtattttggttcagttttgatCGGTATGGCTTACGGTTCGCAATGGTCGCTCATGCCAACAATCACGTCAGAGATATTTGGGATCCGGCATATGGGAACGATTTACTTCACGATCTCGATTGCAGGCCCCATCGGGTCGTACCTACTCTCTGTGAGAGTGATAGGTTACTTCTACGACAAGGTGGCTTCTGAGGATGACAATTCTTGCTTTGGAAGTCAATGTTTCAAGACATCGTTTATGATCATGGCTTCTGTGGCTCTCTTCGGCTCTATGGTTGCTTCTGTTTTGTTCTTCCGCACAAGCAAGTTTTACAAAAGACTTGTAGCCAAGAGGAACTCCAAGTGA
- the LOC104781819 gene encoding uncharacterized protein LOC104781819 translates to MEFANTKWVAAAASIWIQSFTGASYTFGIYSSLLKTSQSYDQSTLDTVSVCKDIGGNVGILSGLFYTAVASRKSGSGRFFSGPWLVIFVGLVQWFVGYGFIWMAASGVIEKPPVAMMCLFTFFSGHCQTFFNTAIVVTAVRNFSDYGGTAVGIMKGYLGLSGAILVQMYHIFCGGDPANYILLLAVVPSLLILVLMPFVRTYDTVIAGDKKHLNGLSAISLIIVTYLMVVILVKNVIGMSKPMQICSFTFLLILLASPLLVAVRAHREEKQRFLSLDFPVTEGTALLDSPKLNTSSDVKVVMTNDMNVLEAIYTKNFWLLFAAMLCGMGSGLATINNIRQMGESLRYSTVQLNALVSLWSIWNFLGRIGSGYISDACLHNHGWPRPIFMAITLGLMAIGQSVMASGLPGSLYIGSLLVGLAYGSQWSLMPTITSEIFGVRHMGTIFYTVSIASPIGSYFFSVKVIGYLYDKVASEDDHSCYGNHCFGTSFMIMAAMALLGSFVALVLFLRTRKFYARLVAKRILK, encoded by the exons atGGAGTTTGCAAACACGAAATGGGTGGCTGCGGCAGCGAGTATATGGATACAAAGCTTTACCGGAGCAAGCTACACCTTTGGAATCTATTCCTCTCTTCTCAAAACATCTCAATCTTATGACCAATCTACTCTTGACACCGTCTCCGTTTGCAAAGACATCGGAGGAAACGTAGGCATCCTCTCCGGCCTCTTCTACACCGCGGTTGCAAGCCGCAAAAGTGGTAGCGGTCGCTTCTTTAGTGGACCATGGTTGGTTATATTCGTAGGGCTGGTGCAATGGTTTGTGGGATATGGATTCATATGGATGGCTGCGTCAGGAGTGATCGAAAAGCCTCCGGTGGCTATGATGTGTTTGTTCACGTTCTTCTCCGGTCATTGTCAGACTTTCTTTAATACGGCTATTGTGGTCACCGCCGTCCGTAACTTCTCCGACTATGGTGGGACGGCCGTTGGGATTATGAAG GGTTATCTTGGGCTAAGTGGAGCAATTCTGGTTCAAATGTACCACATCTTCTGTGGAGGTGATCCAGCGAATTACATTCTTCTTTTGGCCGTAGTACCTTCACTCCTCATCTTGGTGTTAATGCCCTTCGTAAGAACATACGACACAGTCATCGCAGGGGACAAGAAACACTTGAACGGTCTCTCCGCCATCTCATTGATCATCGTCACCTATCTTATGGTCGTCATATTGGTCAAAAATGTCATTGGGATGTCAAAGCCTATGCAGATATGCTCTTTCACCTTTCTACTTATCTTGCTCGCCTCTCCTCTCTTAGTGGCGGTTAGAGCACATCGtgaagagaaacagagattcTTGTCTTTGGATTTTCCGGTTACCGAGGGAACCGCATTGCTTGACTCTCCTAAGCTCAACACTTCTTCCG ATGTTAAAGTTGTCATGACCAATGATATGAACGTTCTCGAAGCAATATACACAAAAAACTTCTGGCTTCTATTTGCGGCGATGTTATGTGGAATGGGTTCAGGACTCGCGACGATAAACAACATCAGACAGATGGGAGAGTCACTTCGCTACTCTACAGTCCAACTTAATGCTCTGGTGTCTCTGTGGAGCATATGGAACTTTCTAGGCCGGATTGGGTCGGGTTACATCTCAGACGCCTGTTTACACAATCATGGCTGGCCAAGACCAATTTTCATGGCCATAACTCTAGGACTTATGGCTATAGGTCAAAGTGTCATGGCCTCCGGTTTGCCAGGAAGCCTGTATATCGGGTCCTTGTTGGTCGGTTTAGCGTACGGGTCACAATGGTCACTCATGCCGACAATAACATCTGAAATATTCGGGGTTCGTCATATGGGAACTATATTCTATACAGTATCGATAGCTAGTCCGATTGGCTCCTACTTTTTCTCAGTGAAGGTGATAGGCTACTTGTACGACAAGGTAGCTTCTGAGGATGATCATTCTTGTTATGGGAATCATTGTTTTGGGACTTCGTTTATGATAATGGCAGCCATGGCTTTGCTTGGCTCTTTTGTCGCTCTTGTGTTATTCCTCCGCACAAGGAAGTTTTATGCGAGGCTTGTGGCCAAGAGGATCTTGAAGTAA